Proteins co-encoded in one Novosphingobium sp. PP1Y genomic window:
- a CDS encoding IS110 family transposase, with the protein MARGVPIVCMDARHANAALRMMPAKTDRNDAVGLAQIVRTGWCKSVHVKSASSHEVRALLATRSQFVQIRCDLENQIRGVLRTFGIVFGKRVGGFAKRAEEIVSGELDASPTIRTVVESLMKARADILAQIRALDTKVRSTARSNATVRHLMTVPGVGVVTALGFVATIDDPARFRRSSSAGAYLGLTPRIYASGETMKAGRISRRGDDFLRRSLYEAANALLTRIDRFSALKSWGLRIAKRGGFKKAKVAVARKLATILHAMWTTGEEFRWSSAEKVQDA; encoded by the coding sequence ATGGCGCGCGGAGTGCCGATCGTCTGCATGGACGCGCGCCATGCCAACGCAGCCTTGAGGATGATGCCGGCCAAGACTGACCGTAATGACGCTGTAGGACTCGCGCAGATCGTGCGAACGGGCTGGTGCAAGAGCGTGCATGTGAAGTCGGCTTCGAGCCACGAGGTGCGCGCGCTGCTCGCCACGCGCAGCCAGTTCGTCCAGATCCGCTGCGACCTCGAAAACCAGATCCGAGGTGTTTTGCGCACCTTCGGCATCGTGTTCGGCAAGCGTGTCGGCGGCTTCGCCAAGCGCGCCGAGGAAATCGTCAGCGGCGAGTTGGACGCATCGCCGACGATCCGTACTGTGGTCGAGTCGCTGATGAAGGCACGCGCGGACATCCTCGCCCAAATCCGGGCGCTTGACACCAAGGTTCGCTCGACCGCGCGCAGCAATGCCACTGTGCGGCACCTCATGACTGTGCCCGGGGTCGGTGTCGTCACTGCGCTCGGGTTTGTTGCCACTATCGACGACCCCGCGCGTTTCCGCCGATCATCGAGCGCTGGCGCCTATCTTGGGCTCACGCCCAGAATTTACGCTTCAGGCGAAACCATGAAAGCGGGCCGGATATCCCGGCGCGGCGACGACTTTCTCAGACGCAGTCTCTACGAGGCCGCCAATGCGCTGCTGACGCGCATCGACCGGTTTTCGGCGCTCAAAAGCTGGGGCCTGCGCATCGCCAAGCGCGGCGGCTTCAAGAAAGCGAAGGTTGCCGTGGCCCGCAAACTCGCCACCATCCTCCATGCCATGTGGACGACGGGCGAGGAGTTCCGCTGGTCATCCGCAGAGAAGGTGCAGGACGCATGA